The DNA sequence GCCCGATGAGGCCGATCCCGAACACCGCCTCCGCGCCCGTCTTGCAGAAGAGCCGGTCTCCCAGCGCCGCGAGGATCTCGGTGTTCATTCGACCCGTTCCCCCGACCAGCCGGGGATAGCCCCGCATCGCCCCGGTAATCCGGCGGGCCGCCGCCGCGCGGGGAGCGGGCAGGTCAGCGGGATCCGCCAACGCCGCAAATGCCCGGGCGATCTCGCGGAGCGTCAGGCGGAACGTGGGGACGCCGCAGCCGTCGGTCCCGACCGCGATCGCCCCGGCGGGGGTCCCGCAGCACTGGCCCAGGACGGCGGCGATCTCTCGCTGAAGCGGGTGGTCGGGCCGGAGGTACGACTCGACCGGCCACTCCCGATGGCGGCACGCGGCCAGCATGCCGGCGTGCTTGCCCGAGCAGTTGTTGTGGATCGCCGTTGCCCGCCGTCCCTCCCGTACGAGCGCGTCGGCGCTGGCCGGGTCGATCGGCGGGTGTGCGCCGCACCGGAGGGCCTGTTCGTCTAGGCCGGCCTTCGCCAGGATCGCGCGGACGGTTTCCACGTGGATGGGCTCGCCGGAATGGGACCCGCAGGTGACCGCGATCTCCTGGTCGGTCAGCCCCAGGGCGTCGGCCCCACCGGACTCGACCAGCGGCATCGCCTGGAACGGCTTGGCGGACGACCGCAGGAAGGTGCCAAAGTCGGCGGGACCGGCCGCGTAGAGCAGCCGGCCGGTGCGGTCCGCGACCGCGACCGCCCCTCGGTGCAGGCTCTCCAGGTGGTGCCCGCGGCGGACCTCGACGAGCGGGGGACTATCCAACCCGCTTCCTGGATGCCGCCTCGACCAACGCGCTGAACAGTTTGCCGCAGGCCCCGATTCGCCGCCACATCCGCTCCGGATGCCACTGCACGCCGATGGCAAATGTGCGGCCCCGGACCTCAACCCCCTCGATCAGTCCATCGCCGTGAGCCTCGGCCGAGCGGGCGACCACGGCAAATTGGGGCGCCGGACGGTCGATCACCTGATGGTGGAAGGTATTGACCCCCAGCCGGTCCCCGCCGACGATCTCGGCCAGCCGGCTCCCGGGCACAATCCCCACCTCGTGAACCGCAGCGTCATCCGACGGCCGGGGGAGCGTCTCCCGCTGGTTGTGGCTGCCGGGCGCGATGCCGACCTGCACGATGTCTTGGTGCAGCGTGCCGCCCCCCGCAACGTTCATGACCTGAATTCCCCGGCAGATGCCGAGGATCGGCAGATCGCGCTCCAGCGCTCGACGCGCCAGCGGGATCTCCAGGGCGTCTCGGGGATGGTCCACGTCGACTCCCAGTCCATCCTGGAGCCGCTGTCCGTAGGCTAGGGGATCGATGTCCAGTCCGCCGCTGAGCAGGAGTCCGTCCAGGGAGTCGAGGACCTCGTCGGGGGATCGCCCCTCGCCCGGGAGGAGCGGCACCGCCTTTCCCCCGGCGGCCTCCACGGCGTCGATGTAGTTTTGCAGTTGGGCGGGATCCTTGCCGGTGATCCCGATCCTCGGCCGATCGGCCGCCCCTCCGCGCATGGCACCACTGTACCTTGGATGGCGGGAGAAAGTCAAAGTGCGGGTATTTCCCGCCTGACAGGCTCCACGGAGCGGGTGACTCTGCCGATCGAAGGCGCGGGCCGGCGCAAAGCGACCCGGACGGCAGGGATCAATCTCGCTCAGGTTTTATGAAATTGAATCATCATAAACCATCCAAGACGATCCAATCCCAGAAGGGCACTGAGGAAGTAGGCCGTCCTTTCGATCCACGGCCGCTTCCCGTGATACGTATCCCAATAGGTCAGGTATCTATGGAATTCCGGTTCTCCCTTGATGGGATGACGGCTGAGTATCCTTTTCATCTCCTGCATGGTGAGGGCCTGGGTTCCGGGGCTCTCCACATATCGACTGATGCACCAAGCCAACGACTTCCAGGGCCGACCGCGGAGCAGTGCGTTTCGCACCCAGACATACAATGCAGCCAGCGAATGGCGATTATAGACCATGACCTTGCACATGCCGCCCGGACGGCATACGCGGACAATTTCTGAAAGTGCACGTTCCAGATTCGGTGTATGGTGTATCACTCCCCAGGAATACACCAGATCGAAGGCGTTGTCCGGGTAGGGTAAATTCTCACAGTCTGCCACACGCACATCGGCAGCCCGGAGATCGTACAGCCGAAGCCGCTGCCTGACGTGTTCCACTGCTTCCGAAGTTAAGTCGATCCCGTAGGCTTCCGCTCCCGCCCTTACCCATTGAAGAAAGTCCGTGCCGGCGCCGACACCCACCTCAAGCACTTTGCAGCCATGAAACCTCGGAAATTGGGCAAATGCGTGGATTCCAGGATCACGTGTGTATCGCAATTCCTCGATGGCCTCAAAATAGCCGCGGGAATATTTCTCCGGTGGGTTGAGGTCGCGGAAATTGGTTTCGCACGGATTGCTATTCCAGTACTCGTAGACATCGGCTTTGGCTTCTGAATCAAATGTCGGATCTATCACGCGCCCCACATTTTCCCCTTTCCCAAACGTCGTGTGCGCGAGTCGACGAGGATCCGTTCACGGAGCGGCGGTTGCGCAGTCTGATCTCGCTGCGTGGTTGAGATGGGATCCACGGCTCGCCGCTTCCAGCTCAGAGACAATTCGACAGCACCCCCCGTTCGGTCCCCTTGAGGGTCGCCGGTGACTGGAGATCTCGCGGTCGGCCCAACGATCCCGCAGCATCCGACGGGGAAAGCAAACGGCGAGAGCTGAGGGGGGAAATGCATGGTGCGCGCGGATCCCGGCGTGGTGCCGACGCGCGTGGATCCGGCTCCCATCGGGCGGTCTGGCACACCGAACCGCTCCGGCGACAGGACCGGCCTCTTGCGCCGGCTTGATCGGGCTACCCCTTCACCCCACCGTCGTGACCTGGAAGATCGTACTCGGCGAGACAGGCTTCCACCAGTCGCTGGCTTTCCGCCCAGTCGAAAAAGCGGAAAGCCCGCGCATCCACGACGTGCCTCGCCGCCGAATAGAACATCTCATACTGCAGCTGGCGCCCGGCAAACTCGGTGCCCACGAAGTCCCACATCAGTTTGACGAGTTTGATCCGCTCCTCGGCCGCGACGCCGGCCGACTGATAGTACTGCCGGGTGTCCGCCCCCGTCTCGGGGCTGGTGAAGCTCCGGTCCGACGACGGCACCGAGAGGAAGGCGCCACCGGCGACCTCCCGCAGGGCGCGCATTAGGTCGACCACCCACCGGCGCTGCAGACACATCCCCGCGTACACAAACTGGGGGTTCGGGCGCGCCAGGGCCCCGCGCATCCACGGGGCGCTCTCCGCCCCGTCGACGATCGCTGCCATCGCGGTGACGTACGCCGCGATCTCCCCGCCGAGGTGCGCCTGGACGGGCGGCAGGCTGGCGATGTTGTGCAGGTCGGCCAGCCGCTTCGCCAGCCCGGCGGCGAACTGCAGCTTGAGGACGAAGCGGACCAGCGCCTGAAAGTTCCCGAGCAGGTGGCTTCCCGTCTCGAAGAACTGAGCGTTCACCAATCGGACGTCGCGGTACACGAACACGTGCTCCCAGGGCACAAAAACGTCGCGCAGGACGACCAGCGAATCGGTCTCGTCGAACCGCGAAGAGAGCGGATAATCGTAGACGCTCGTGGCCATCGTCGCGTAGGGCCGGCGCGGGTAGAGGCGCAGCCCAGGGGCGTTGCACGGCAGGAAGACCGAGATGGCGTGATCCTCGTCCCCCGGCTCGAGCGGGACGATGTAGGTCAAGAGGATCCCGTCGGCGATCACGGCGGACGTGCCGATCATCTGCGCCCCGCGCAGCACGATGCCGTCGTCCCGCTCCTTGACGACCGTCGGGTAGACGTCCCTGACCGGTTGCTGGTGGGCGGGCTTCGACCGATCCACCTGGGGGGGGACG is a window from the bacterium genome containing:
- a CDS encoding 4-hydroxyphenylacetate 3-hydroxylase N-terminal domain-containing protein; the protein is MRHGEAYVASLRDGRAVFLDGAPVDDVTVHPAFRGAIARIAAVYDRARDAARNGDLTSADPLTGERVSNMWLIPKSADDLRARRRLHRFWAEGSYGLMGRTPDHVASFITGFAASRDVFDRAGQRYGDHVVRFYERARREDLYLTYVIVPPQVDRSKPAHQQPVRDVYPTVVKERDDGIVLRGAQMIGTSAVIADGILLTYIVPLEPGDEDHAISVFLPCNAPGLRLYPRRPYATMATSVYDYPLSSRFDETDSLVVLRDVFVPWEHVFVYRDVRLVNAQFFETGSHLLGNFQALVRFVLKLQFAAGLAKRLADLHNIASLPPVQAHLGGEIAAYVTAMAAIVDGAESAPWMRGALARPNPQFVYAGMCLQRRWVVDLMRALREVAGGAFLSVPSSDRSFTSPETGADTRQYYQSAGVAAEERIKLVKLMWDFVGTEFAGRQLQYEMFYSAARHVVDARAFRFFDWAESQRLVEACLAEYDLPGHDGGVKG
- a CDS encoding gamma-glutamyl-gamma-aminobutyrate hydrolase family protein (Members of this family of hydrolases with an active site Cys residue belong to MEROPS family C26.), which translates into the protein MRGGAADRPRIGITGKDPAQLQNYIDAVEAAGGKAVPLLPGEGRSPDEVLDSLDGLLLSGGLDIDPLAYGQRLQDGLGVDVDHPRDALEIPLARRALERDLPILGICRGIQVMNVAGGGTLHQDIVQVGIAPGSHNQRETLPRPSDDAAVHEVGIVPGSRLAEIVGGDRLGVNTFHHQVIDRPAPQFAVVARSAEAHGDGLIEGVEVRGRTFAIGVQWHPERMWRRIGACGKLFSALVEAASRKRVG
- a CDS encoding class I SAM-dependent methyltransferase, with product MGRVIDPTFDSEAKADVYEYWNSNPCETNFRDLNPPEKYSRGYFEAIEELRYTRDPGIHAFAQFPRFHGCKVLEVGVGAGTDFLQWVRAGAEAYGIDLTSEAVEHVRQRLRLYDLRAADVRVADCENLPYPDNAFDLVYSWGVIHHTPNLERALSEIVRVCRPGGMCKVMVYNRHSLAALYVWVRNALLRGRPWKSLAWCISRYVESPGTQALTMQEMKRILSRHPIKGEPEFHRYLTYWDTYHGKRPWIERTAYFLSALLGLDRLGWFMMIQFHKT
- a CDS encoding asparaginase, whose protein sequence is MDSPPLVEVRRGHHLESLHRGAVAVADRTGRLLYAAGPADFGTFLRSSAKPFQAMPLVESGGADALGLTDQEIAVTCGSHSGEPIHVETVRAILAKAGLDEQALRCGAHPPIDPASADALVREGRRATAIHNNCSGKHAGMLAACRHREWPVESYLRPDHPLQREIAAVLGQCCGTPAGAIAVGTDGCGVPTFRLTLREIARAFAALADPADLPAPRAAAARRITGAMRGYPRLVGGTGRMNTEILAALGDRLFCKTGAEAVFGIGLIGRGLGVAVKVEDGNARGLGAAAVEALSQLGVITAAEAESLTAIHHPVIRNHHGWEVGEMRPVFTLEKVS